In Pseudomonas campi, the sequence TTGTTTGGCGGCGGAGTGTCCGTTGATAACCCCAGCAGTGGCTTGAATCCACTCGATGCTGCCAGGCTCAGTCTGGATGCCAGCTACAGCGGCACCCGCGAGACTGAAGGCGACAGCGCCGCGGACCAGAGCAACAGCCTGTCCGGTTCGATCACCGTAACCGTCGCTGAAGTGCTGCCCAACGGCATCCTCGCCGTGCGTGGCGAGAAGTGGCTGACCCTGAATACCGGCGATGAGCTGGTACGCATCGCCGGCCTGATCCGCGCTGACGATATCGCCACCGACAACACCGTATCCTCGACCCGCGTGGCCAATGCCCGGATCACCTACTCAGGCACCGGCACCTTTGCCGATGCCAGCCAGCCGGGTTGGTTCGATCGTTTCTTCATGAACCCGCTGTTCCCGTTCTGACCAGGTATCGATCATGAAGCGACTGATTTCCGCCCTCTGCCTGCTGCTTGCCGCCAGCACCGTGCAGGCCGAGCGCCTGAAGGACCTGGCCAGCATCCAGGGCGTGCGCGCCAACCAGTTGATCGGCTACGGCCTGGTGGTCGGCCTCAACGGTACCGGTGACCAGACCACGCAAACGCCGTTCACCCTGCAGACCTTCAACAACATGCTGGCGCAGTTCGGCATCAAGGTGCCGGCGGGTGGCGGTAACGTGCAGCTGAAGAACGTTGCCGCGGTGTCCATCCACGCCGAGCTACCGCCGTTTGCCAAGCCGGGGCAGACCATCGACGTAACCATTTCCTCGATCGGCAACTCCAAGAGCCTGCGCGGCGGCAGCCTGCTGCTGGCGCCACTGAAGGGTATCGACGGTAACGTCTACGCCGTAGCCCAGGGCAATCTGGTTGTAGGCGGTTTCGATGCCGGCGGCGCCGATGGCTCGCGCATTACCGTCAACGTTCCGTCCGCCGGACGTATTCCTGCCGGCGCCACGGTGGAGCGGCCGGTGCCGAGTGGCTTCGAGCAGGGCAACAGCCTGACGCTCAACCTCAACCGCCCGGACTTCACCACGGCGAAGAATATCGTCGACCAGATCAACGGTCTGCTCGGCCCAGGCGTAGCGCAGGCCATCGATGGTGGTTCGGTTCGCGTCAGTGCGCCGCTGGACCCCAATCAGCGCGTGGATTACCTGTCGGTGCTGGAAAACATCGAAGTGGAGGCGGGGCAGGCGGTGGCCAAGGTCATCATCAACTCGCGCACCGGCACCATCGTCATCGGCCAGAACGTGCGCGTACAGCCGGCTGCGGTGACCCACGGTAGCCTGACCGTGACCATCAGCGAAGACCCCATTGTCAGTCAGCCCGAGGCCTTCTCCGGCGGGCAAACGGCGGTGGTGCCGAACTCCAAGGTGGATGCCGTGCAGGAAGCCAAGCCGATGTTCAAGTTCGGCCCCGGCACCACCCTGGATGAAATTGTCCGTGCGGTGAACGAAGTAGGCGCCGCACCTTCCGACCTGATGGCCATCCTCGAGGCGCTCAAGCAAGCCGGCGCACTCCAGGCTGACCTGATCGTGATCTAAAGGAGGCGGCCATGGATTCCAAACTTGCAGCCGCCGGCCTGGTCAGCGGCAAACCCTACGACAGCGGCGCCTACACCGACCTGAACCGGCTCAACCAGTTCAAGGTCGGCGGCGACAGCGATGGCAACATCAAGAAGGTGGCGCAGGAGTTCGAGTCGCTGTTCCTCAACGAGATGATGAAGGCCATGCGCTCGGCGAACGCGGTGTTCGCCGAAGGCAACTTCATGAACAGCAACGAGAGCAAGACCTACCAGGACATGCACGACCAGCAGTTGGCCGTGACCATGTCGAAAAGTGGTGGCGGTATCGGTCTGGCCGATGTGCTGGAGCGCCAGCTGTCGAAGATGAAAGGCGGCGACAAGGCCCGCCCGAATCCCTTCGCCCAGGTTGCCGAGCAGGCGTCTGCGAGCGCCACGGCCCAAGGTTTCAACAACGAGGCGGCAGCGTCTGGGCGTGATGACACCTCAATGCTCAATCAGCGTCGCCTGAGCCTGCCGAGCAAGCTCACCGATCGCCTGCTGGCTGGCATCGTCCCGGCCAGCGCCGAGGCCGAGGCGCAGCCCCTGGCGGGCGCCGACTGGCTGGTTGGGCAAACCGGCAAGGTAGCCAAGGGTGAGACGCTGAAGCTGGCAGATAGCGATGCCATCAGTGGTCGGCGTA encodes:
- the flgJ gene encoding flagellar assembly peptidoglycan hydrolase FlgJ, which produces MDSKLAAAGLVSGKPYDSGAYTDLNRLNQFKVGGDSDGNIKKVAQEFESLFLNEMMKAMRSANAVFAEGNFMNSNESKTYQDMHDQQLAVTMSKSGGGIGLADVLERQLSKMKGGDKARPNPFAQVAEQASASATAQGFNNEAAASGRDDTSMLNQRRLSLPSKLTDRLLAGIVPASAEAEAQPLAGADWLVGQTGKVAKGETLKLADSDAISGRRIAQPPLAPGKSAFRSAEEFIATMLPMAEEAAQKIGVDARYLVAQAALETGWGKSIIRQQDGSSSHNLFGIKAHGGWQGDSARVLTTEYKGGEAVKEAASFRTYESFQHSFNDYVSFLQGNGRYQEALASTDNPESFVRELQKAGYATDPQYARKINQIARKMQTYQAVAAVDSSTTRT
- a CDS encoding flagellar basal body P-ring protein FlgI encodes the protein MKRLISALCLLLAASTVQAERLKDLASIQGVRANQLIGYGLVVGLNGTGDQTTQTPFTLQTFNNMLAQFGIKVPAGGGNVQLKNVAAVSIHAELPPFAKPGQTIDVTISSIGNSKSLRGGSLLLAPLKGIDGNVYAVAQGNLVVGGFDAGGADGSRITVNVPSAGRIPAGATVERPVPSGFEQGNSLTLNLNRPDFTTAKNIVDQINGLLGPGVAQAIDGGSVRVSAPLDPNQRVDYLSVLENIEVEAGQAVAKVIINSRTGTIVIGQNVRVQPAAVTHGSLTVTISEDPIVSQPEAFSGGQTAVVPNSKVDAVQEAKPMFKFGPGTTLDEIVRAVNEVGAAPSDLMAILEALKQAGALQADLIVI
- the flgH gene encoding flagellar basal body L-ring protein FlgH, which translates into the protein MNRLMILLTVLSATALSGCVSPPPKPDDPYYAPVLPRTPLPAAQTSGAIYQAGFETNLYDDRKAYRVGDIITISLSERTQASKSAGSNMSKDSTTSLGLTSLFGGGVSVDNPSSGLNPLDAARLSLDASYSGTRETEGDSAADQSNSLSGSITVTVAEVLPNGILAVRGEKWLTLNTGDELVRIAGLIRADDIATDNTVSSTRVANARITYSGTGTFADASQPGWFDRFFMNPLFPF